A window of Bradyrhizobium sp. AZCC 1610 contains these coding sequences:
- a CDS encoding TRAP transporter large permease subunit, which translates to MTLAVFIFSLLGAMALGMPIAFALIVCGVALMHSLDIFDSQIVAQNIINGADSFPLMAVPFFMLAGEIMNRGGLAKRIVNVALALVGHVRGGLGYVTILASCVLASLSGSAAADAAALAALLVPMMVAAGHRKMYAAGLVAAGGIIAPVIPPSIGFVLFGVAGGVSISKLFLAGIFPGLMLGAGLCFAWWWVARQENVESPPRKSFREIVWTFVDGFWALMLPAIIIVGLRFGVFTPTEAAVVVAVYALFVATCIYRELKIGELYEVFVSAALSTSVIMFLVAAALVSSWLITVSEIATQIVDLVRPFMGNQTLLMLAIMLLVVIVGTALDMAPTILILTPILMPIVKQAGIDPVYFGVLFIINCAIGLITPPVGVVLNVVCGVSRISMEEIIKGVWPFMIAQLIVLFLMVLFPSVVTVPAKWFGG; encoded by the coding sequence GTGACGCTCGCGGTCTTCATCTTCTCTTTGCTCGGCGCAATGGCGCTGGGCATGCCGATTGCCTTCGCGCTGATCGTCTGCGGCGTCGCGCTGATGCATTCGCTCGATATTTTCGACTCGCAGATCGTTGCCCAAAACATCATCAACGGCGCCGACAGCTTTCCCCTGATGGCCGTGCCGTTCTTCATGCTGGCCGGCGAGATCATGAACCGCGGCGGGCTGGCCAAACGAATTGTCAACGTCGCGCTGGCACTGGTAGGCCATGTCAGAGGCGGCCTCGGCTACGTCACCATCCTTGCGTCCTGCGTGCTCGCGTCTCTATCCGGCTCTGCGGCGGCGGACGCCGCGGCGCTGGCGGCGCTGCTCGTTCCCATGATGGTCGCGGCCGGCCACCGCAAAATGTATGCGGCGGGCCTTGTCGCTGCCGGCGGCATCATCGCGCCCGTCATTCCGCCGAGCATCGGCTTCGTGCTGTTCGGCGTGGCCGGCGGCGTCTCGATCTCAAAACTGTTCCTCGCCGGCATCTTCCCCGGCCTGATGCTCGGCGCCGGGCTGTGCTTCGCCTGGTGGTGGGTCGCGCGTCAGGAGAATGTCGAAAGCCCGCCGCGCAAGTCGTTCCGCGAAATCGTCTGGACCTTCGTCGACGGCTTCTGGGCCCTGATGCTGCCCGCGATCATCATCGTGGGCTTGCGGTTCGGCGTGTTCACGCCGACGGAAGCCGCCGTTGTCGTCGCCGTCTACGCGCTGTTTGTCGCGACCTGCATCTACCGCGAGCTCAAGATCGGCGAGCTCTACGAAGTCTTCGTCTCGGCTGCGCTCAGCACCAGCGTCATCATGTTCCTGGTGGCGGCCGCGCTGGTGTCGTCCTGGCTCATCACGGTGTCGGAAATCGCCACCCAGATCGTCGACCTTGTCCGCCCGTTCATGGGCAACCAGACGCTGCTGATGCTGGCGATCATGCTGCTGGTCGTCATCGTAGGCACCGCGCTCGACATGGCGCCGACCATCCTGATCCTCACCCCGATCCTGATGCCGATCGTCAAGCAGGCCGGCATCGACCCGGTCTATTTCGGCGTGCTCTTCATCATCAACTGCGCGATCGGCCTGATCACCCCGCCGGTCGGCGTCGTCCTCAATGTGGTCTGCGGCGTATCGCGCATCAGCATGGAGGAGATCATCAAAGGCGTCTGGCCCTTCATGATCGCCCAGCTGATCGTGCTGTTCCTGATGGTGCTGTTTCCGTCCGTCGTCACCGTGCCGGCGAAATGGTTCGGCGGCTGA
- a CDS encoding TRAP transporter small permease yields the protein MERLIDLYCRLLRIAIAICLAAMVVLVFTNVVLRYLFNSGIAISEELSRWLLVWLTFLGAIVALRQHAHLGVDTLVRALPPRGKLVCFVVSYLLMLYVDALLTLGSWKQAVLTFGDSAPASGISVGLFFYSSGLVFGVSAAVILLVDLVRVLSGSASEEDLILVKESDEHT from the coding sequence ATCGAGCGGCTGATCGATCTCTACTGCCGGCTGCTCAGGATCGCGATCGCGATCTGCCTCGCTGCGATGGTCGTGCTGGTCTTTACCAACGTGGTGCTGCGCTATCTCTTCAATTCGGGGATAGCGATCTCGGAGGAACTGTCGCGCTGGCTCTTGGTCTGGCTGACCTTTCTCGGCGCCATCGTGGCGTTGCGCCAACATGCCCATCTCGGCGTCGACACGCTGGTCCGCGCGCTCCCGCCGCGCGGCAAGCTCGTCTGCTTCGTGGTGAGCTATCTCCTGATGCTCTACGTGGACGCGCTGCTCACGCTCGGAAGCTGGAAACAGGCGGTGCTGACCTTCGGCGACAGCGCGCCCGCCTCCGGCATTTCGGTCGGGCTGTTCTTCTATTCCTCCGGGCTGGTGTTCGGCGTCTCGGCGGCCGTGATCCTGCTCGTCGATCTCGTGCGGGTGTTGAGCGGATCGGCCTCCGAGGAAGACTTGATCCTGGTGAAGGAAAGCGATGAGCACACCTGA
- a CDS encoding type II 3-dehydroquinate dehydratase yields the protein MRIMILNGPNLNMLGIREPHIYGSTTLDAIKASCEEFATFTGTQLAFHQSNHEGELVDLIQSARNSADALIINPAAYSFTSIAMFDAMKIFEGPIYEVHISNIHARDELHRHSKLSAAVKGVIAGLGPYGYIVAMQAALQGAGQLPASLPAAVRGGPK from the coding sequence ATGCGCATCATGATCCTCAATGGCCCGAATTTGAACATGCTCGGCATCCGCGAGCCGCACATCTACGGCTCGACCACGCTCGACGCCATCAAGGCGTCATGCGAGGAGTTCGCGACCTTCACCGGCACTCAACTGGCGTTTCATCAGTCGAACCACGAGGGCGAGCTGGTCGACCTGATCCAGTCCGCGCGCAATTCGGCGGACGCCCTCATCATCAACCCCGCCGCCTACTCCTTCACCTCGATCGCAATGTTCGACGCCATGAAGATCTTCGAGGGCCCGATCTACGAGGTGCACATCTCCAATATCCACGCCCGTGACGAGCTGCACCGGCACTCCAAGCTCTCGGCCGCGGTGAAAGGCGTGATCGCGGGCCTCGGTCCCTACGGCTACATCGTCGCCATGCAGGCCGCGCTGCAGGGCGCCGGCCAGTTGCCGGCATCGCTGCCGGCGGCCGTACGCGGCGGACCGAAATGA